Proteins from one Thermodesulfobacteriota bacterium genomic window:
- the rlmM gene encoding 23S rRNA (cytidine(2498)-2'-O)-methyltransferase RlmM, translating into MRGLVVLCRAGFEGEAAAEASEIARARGAEVRTVRADGHALLEPREPSGAAALARLSSLDLIFARQVFAGQECVPLPVGDEAVPALTEAAWRVAQGLGLRGFSSLLVEAPDTDGGRRLWPTCGRLAEGLGAALSEKGLLGPRSPGPRLHVFLPNPSEALLGTSDPGRSSPWPMGIPRLRFPSGAPSRSALKLEEAFLSFVPEGERRVRLRPGMRAADLGASPGGWTWYLASRGLVVAAVDNGPLDRTLLETGLVEHIRADAFTWRPPRAMDWLVCDLVAPPARVAKLVGVWASRGRCREAVFNLKLPSAGRLAQVRRCAEIISRELDRCGARYSLRFKQLYHDREEVTGHLRVEEAGTTPPAAPRDPKLRTPLRSQPAGGAGRRGRSGRGRARHST; encoded by the coding sequence GTGAGGGGTCTGGTCGTTTTGTGCCGCGCCGGCTTCGAGGGCGAAGCGGCCGCCGAGGCTTCGGAGATTGCCCGGGCGCGCGGCGCCGAGGTGCGGACCGTCCGGGCGGACGGCCACGCTCTTCTGGAGCCCCGGGAACCCTCGGGTGCGGCGGCCCTGGCGCGCCTTTCCTCCCTCGATCTCATCTTCGCCCGGCAGGTCTTCGCAGGGCAGGAGTGCGTGCCGCTGCCGGTCGGCGATGAGGCCGTCCCCGCCCTGACCGAGGCGGCGTGGCGGGTCGCCCAGGGGCTGGGGCTCCGAGGGTTTTCGAGCCTCTTGGTGGAGGCCCCCGACACGGATGGGGGGAGGCGCCTGTGGCCCACCTGCGGCCGGCTCGCAGAGGGGCTTGGGGCGGCGCTCTCGGAGAAGGGCCTGCTGGGCCCGCGCTCTCCCGGACCCCGGCTTCACGTGTTCCTTCCGAATCCGTCCGAGGCCCTCCTGGGTACCTCCGATCCCGGCCGCTCTTCCCCCTGGCCCATGGGGATTCCCCGCCTGCGCTTCCCCTCGGGCGCCCCAAGCCGCTCGGCGCTGAAGCTCGAAGAGGCGTTCCTCTCCTTCGTGCCCGAGGGAGAACGCCGCGTGCGGTTGCGCCCCGGCATGCGCGCCGCAGACCTAGGGGCCTCCCCCGGCGGGTGGACCTGGTACCTGGCTTCCCGAGGCCTCGTGGTGGCAGCCGTGGACAACGGCCCCCTCGACCGAACCCTGCTGGAAACCGGCCTCGTGGAGCACATCCGCGCCGATGCCTTTACCTGGCGTCCGCCGCGCGCCATGGACTGGCTCGTCTGCGACCTGGTGGCCCCCCCCGCCCGGGTGGCGAAGCTCGTGGGCGTGTGGGCCTCGCGAGGGCGATGCCGGGAGGCCGTATTCAACCTGAAGCTTCCCTCGGCCGGCCGTCTCGCCCAGGTGCGCCGCTGCGCCGAGATCATCTCCCGAGAGCTCGACCGCTGCGGCGCCCGCTACAGCCTGCGCTTCAAGCAGCTCTACCACGACCGGGAGGAGGTCACGGGGCACCTGCGGGTCGAAGAGGCGGGGACGACTCCCCCCGCCGCACCCCGAGACCCGAAGCTTCGGACGCCCCTCCGGTCCCAACCTGCCGGAGGCGCCGGGCGGCGCGGTCGGTCCGGCAGAGGAAGAGCGCGACATTCGACGTAG
- a CDS encoding DUF481 domain-containing protein, whose protein sequence is MHRFIRTTLAAALAISCAQIATAADEGGLKGRAEASFAHTSGNTDTRTLAAQIKGSYEAGANRYFLRGAALYGKTDGEETSNRWLADGRYERGITERFFAFLEASYLKDKFAGFDSKIQAGPGVGYDLIKTDRQLLKLLVSALYTWDNYTDGTDDDYATGKAAGDYAWQITDTLTFKQYADYLVSLEDANVYFVNSLTGLEVKVNANISLGLSYLVAYQNEPPAGAKHADRTFLSSLVVDF, encoded by the coding sequence ATGCACCGATTCATCCGTACGACCCTGGCTGCCGCCCTGGCGATATCCTGCGCCCAGATCGCAACCGCGGCCGACGAGGGCGGCCTCAAGGGCCGGGCCGAGGCGAGCTTTGCGCACACCAGCGGCAACACCGACACCCGGACCCTGGCGGCGCAAATCAAGGGCTCCTACGAGGCGGGAGCCAACCGGTACTTCCTGCGGGGCGCCGCCCTGTACGGCAAGACCGACGGCGAAGAGACCTCGAACCGCTGGCTCGCGGACGGCCGCTACGAAAGGGGCATCACGGAGCGCTTCTTCGCCTTCCTGGAGGCGAGCTACCTCAAGGACAAGTTCGCCGGCTTCGACTCCAAGATCCAGGCCGGCCCCGGCGTGGGGTACGACCTCATCAAGACCGACCGCCAGCTCCTGAAGCTCCTGGTCTCGGCTCTCTACACCTGGGACAACTATACGGACGGCACCGACGACGACTACGCCACCGGCAAGGCGGCCGGCGACTACGCGTGGCAGATTACCGACACCCTGACCTTCAAGCAGTACGCCGACTACCTCGTGTCGCTGGAAGACGCGAACGTGTACTTCGTCAACTCCCTGACGGGCCTCGAAGTCAAGGTGAACGCCAACATCTCGCTGGGGCTGAGCTACCTCGTGGCCTACCAGAACGAGCCTCCGGCTGGCGCCAAGCACGCCGACCGCACCTTCCTGAGCTCGCTTGTCGTGGATTTCTGA
- the corA gene encoding magnesium/cobalt transporter CorA, protein MSALDRSAKTGLPPGTLIHIGEAAEGAATLSLMDFTPDQVEERALTDPGEIGALLDSESVSWIDVCGVHDVDTVARIGAILRIHPLVLEDIVNTRQRPKAEVYDDHLFVVLQMIRYDREASRLETEQVSLILGPRHVVTFQERPGDVFEAVRQRIRSGKGRSRRQGADYLAYSLMDVVVDHYFHALEALEDQLEELEPTLLEHPGPATLETIHDLKRVLVTLRKAVWPLRELVNSLERSESDLIAATTRPYLRDVYDHSVQVIDTVESFREVLAGYLDIYLTSTSNRMNQIMKVLTIVATVFIPLTFLVGVYGMNFEHMPELTWRWAYPAVWGFMIGIAGAMLWVFRRKGWF, encoded by the coding sequence GTGAGCGCGCTCGACCGTTCGGCCAAGACGGGGCTTCCCCCTGGGACGCTGATCCACATCGGAGAGGCCGCCGAGGGCGCCGCCACCTTGTCCCTCATGGATTTCACGCCGGACCAGGTGGAGGAGCGGGCCCTGACCGACCCGGGGGAGATCGGGGCGCTCCTGGACTCGGAGAGCGTGAGCTGGATCGACGTGTGCGGCGTCCACGACGTGGACACCGTTGCCCGCATCGGCGCTATCCTCCGGATCCACCCCCTGGTGCTGGAGGACATCGTCAACACTCGGCAGCGCCCCAAGGCCGAGGTGTACGACGACCATCTCTTCGTGGTGCTCCAGATGATCCGCTACGACCGGGAGGCCTCGCGGCTCGAGACCGAGCAGGTCAGCCTGATCCTCGGGCCGCGCCACGTGGTGACGTTTCAGGAGCGGCCCGGGGACGTCTTCGAAGCCGTCCGCCAGCGGATCCGTTCGGGAAAGGGGCGCAGCCGCCGCCAGGGAGCCGACTACCTGGCCTACAGCCTGATGGACGTGGTGGTCGACCACTATTTCCACGCCCTCGAGGCCCTGGAGGACCAGCTCGAGGAGCTCGAGCCGACGCTCCTGGAGCACCCCGGCCCCGCGACCCTCGAGACCATCCACGACCTCAAGCGCGTGCTGGTTACCCTGCGCAAAGCCGTATGGCCCCTGCGCGAGCTGGTGAACAGCCTGGAACGCAGCGAGTCCGACCTCATCGCGGCGACCACCCGCCCCTACCTGCGGGACGTCTACGACCACTCGGTCCAGGTGATCGACACGGTGGAGAGCTTTCGGGAGGTGCTGGCCGGCTACCTCGACATCTACCTCACGAGCACCAGCAACCGGATGAACCAGATCATGAAGGTGCTCACCATCGTGGCCACCGTGTTCATCCCCCTGACGTTCCTCGTGGGGGTCTACGGGATGAACTTCGAGCACATGCCCGAGCTGACGTGGCGCTGGGCCTACCCGGCCGTGTGGGGCTTCATGATCGGGATTGCCGGGGCGATGCTGTGGGTGTTTCGGCGCAAGGGGTGGTTCTGA
- a CDS encoding nuclear transport factor 2 family protein → MTPRLLPRDEILELLGRWYRAWDRHDLEAVMSLFCDDVVFENWTGGRVQGREALHRAWAAWFAGRDFRFQEEETFVDAAAQKALYRWSLHWPCREPGREGLPEVRRGVDVLHFSCGLICRKLTYSKTTLEIGGERVRLAGPPPGSADGGPKRRNG, encoded by the coding sequence ATGACGCCGCGTCTGCTGCCGCGAGACGAGATCCTGGAGCTGCTGGGGCGATGGTACCGGGCGTGGGACCGCCACGACCTGGAGGCCGTGATGTCCCTCTTCTGCGATGACGTGGTCTTCGAGAACTGGACCGGGGGCCGGGTCCAGGGCAGGGAGGCCCTGCACCGCGCCTGGGCCGCGTGGTTCGCCGGACGGGACTTTCGCTTCCAGGAGGAGGAGACCTTCGTGGACGCGGCCGCCCAGAAGGCCCTCTACCGCTGGAGCCTGCACTGGCCGTGCCGCGAGCCGGGCCGGGAGGGGCTGCCCGAGGTCCGCCGCGGGGTGGACGTGCTCCACTTCTCGTGCGGCCTCATCTGCCGCAAGCTCACCTACAGCAAGACCACCCTGGAGATCGGCGGGGAGAGGGTGCGCCTGGCGGGCCCCCCACCTGGCAGCGCAGACGGGGGCCCGAAGAGGAGGAACGGGTGA